ATGCGAGAGtttggaaggtggtgatTACGACATCAAAGCCTTCGAGGGTCTTGCCAGCTACAAATCATTTAGTATGGACTATAATGACTGGATGTGCACGCACATTTAGTACGGCTTGGACCGTGATGTGTGGTGACCTTTAACCTTCCGGGCTCTGTTTTTGTTCTACACTCCGTCGCCCACTGCTCCAAGACTGCAAGTGGAGCGACGATCCTATCACCGCGCATGTCAATTTTCATGTCAAGACGAAACCCAAGAGTTGACCTACAAAGTACCGGCCTTATAGCctgcctttttctccgcTGCTGTAGGCTTACCCTCCACTATTCTCGCCAGAGTTTGCACAGTCTTACCCAAACCCATATCCTAGAACTTGTCAGCTAAAAGTTGAACATGTGGCCGCGAACGTAAACTCACGTCAGCCAAGATACCTCCATACTTCCTCCCGGTTTCTCTCTGTTTCATCCACCTCACACCTCGAACTTGATGGGGCATCAGTTTCATACCCTTCGCAAAGCCTTCCACAGtatcctctccttctctcataccctcatctcccatctcgtcttcaccatcaccgATGGCACCGCTTAACAACTCTTGCATGTGCTTTTCGGCATCACCATTGTAGCGCATGTAATCTTCAGCCGTAATTGGAACGCTGTCAATGTTGAATGCTTCCCGAGGAACATCGTCATCCTGGTTAGCAGGCTTTGGAGGTGCGATTGCAGGACGGGGGTCGGGCACGACACCGGGATTCACTCCGCCTGGTTGGACCCATGATGGCCAGCCATTGACATAGCCACCGGTTCCAAATGCGGGTTGGTGTGTAGGTCGAGCGAAAGTCTGCTTGGGCTGAGGAACCTTCTCTTGTTTGAAAGCATTGGGTGTAGCAGGTTTGATGTAGCTGCTGTACGCACTGGCGGAAGGCTTCTTTGACTTGGAAGGGATAGAAGACCCGAACGAGCTCAAGTCATAGTCGGCACCAGTCTTGGCCCTATTGGCTCTGTCTCCGCCACCTCCAAGTGTCACACTGTTGCCGCCCGCGTAAACGTCGTAGACGGGACCTTGACTTCCACTGGCGTAGCTGCTGTTATTGTAGTAATATGATCCTGAATGGGAGGTTTTCGGACCGCCTGCATTTCTAGCGGGAGCAGGGGAAGAATTCTCCAAGGTCAGATCGACAATGGGTCTACGGACAGGAGGGGTGGCTGCCGAGTGAACGTCGATCGTTTCCATCATGCTTGGTGTCGATTGCGAGCCTCTGGGCGATGGTTGTGGCGCGTTCACCGGTTTCGAAGATATAAAATTCCCGAGAACTGTTTGGGCAGTTGAGTAAAGAGACGATCGTTCGACGAAGTACACAATAgggcaaaaaagaaacgaaCTCCTTTCGTTCGCTCCGGTAACAAatgtgttgttgttgtttgttcAAACGCTATTACGTAAGGCATACGATAAttgatgaatgaatgatgatgacttGAACGAAACGAATGTCGCCGCTGCGTGGGGCTTCCCGCCCGCCAGCAGCTGCTTTCGCATCTTTTGTCACACATAAAAATTGGGGGATGGAGCCTTAGGTATTTACGAGGCAGATGTCGACAATCCAGGAAAGAGGTCATAGATAAGCCAAGCTGACGCCTATAGTGACATAAATACATGCCGGACTTGACGAACTTGGGCCCCATAATTTCATTACCCAGAGAAGTCATTTCAGTGGGTCAGCTACGAGCATGCATTATATCCCTAAAAGCCATGGTTCAGAGTAAAATGATTGAATATGCTACACAGATGCATGTACTTGTATTATATTGCCTTATAATGTTACCTCCAAGATAAAATGGTAAAAATGAAAACTCTATTATTCTAAACGTAGGTCCGTATAAAGATCGTACACTTATTGAACAGTCCTTTTGGACCTCTTCCTTACAGCGGCACCCTTATAATAGAAGTAGAAAGGAATGGGCATGATGACCACAGAaacaagagcaagaagaagaccacCGTACTGGAAACCAAGGTTATGGAAGAGCTGGGTGATCCAAAGAGGGACAGAAGCACCGATGAGGGAACGAGTCATGTTCTTGGCTGAAATAGCCGAAGCGGCGACATTCGCATAAGAGTCAACGACGTACTGACAAAGAAAGTCAGCGCGGATCGACAAGATACCAAGATGAAGCGTGACTTACAGAGTTACCAGAAATATAGATGATGACCATGGAAAAACCGAAGAGGATACCAGAAATGCAAGGGCCCACCCAAATGATACCAGGATAAGAAGTGAAGGCAAGGATGAACAAAGCCACTGGAAGAAGTAGGGCGCCGAGCATCATAGGGTAGAGACGAGCTTCAGGAGCTGGGCCGTACTTTTCACTGTGCTGCCTGTAGAGACGCTCTTGGACGGGCATCAAACAGTTGGCGATGGCAATACCGATCTAAGATAAAGGATTAGAGGTGTCCAGCAAATAATAATCAAGAAAGTGTAGCTCACAATAATAGAGATGAAAGTGACACCGGTCATACCCATAGACCAACCTCGAATCTCCTCAAAAGCAATGgggaaggcaaagaaggtgGCGTAGAGAAGGGCGTAGACGAAGGAGAGGTAAAAGGTGAAaagaatgatgatgggctCGCAAAACATGAGGATAATGGGCCTAACCATGGCGTTCTTGAGGGTCTCCGAGAAGGGGAGACGGTTAAGGTCATGTTCAGAGACGTAAAGTTGAGTCTGGTATttcttgttgagcttgTTGGCTTTCTTtcgaagaaggaggggagcGAGAGTCTCGGGAGTGAAGATACAGAGGACCATAGCGGCGCcaacgaagatgaagagaacCCAGTATATCCAACGCCAAGTGTGGGTTTTTTCGGCGATCCAGCCTCCAAACAGTGGACCGAGACAAGGCCCCATACTGTGGTCGTCAGAAAAGGTTACCCAATAAGTAAAAAAGATCACTTACAAGAGAGTAGAACTGAACATGGCCATAGGGAGACCACGATCCTTTGTGTCCCAAACGTCGGCAATGGTACCGCCTACATTGGTAAATGGTGCGGATGAAGCAAGACCAGCAATCATACGACCAGCAAGCATGGTAGCAATGTTCTTGGCAAGacaagaagggagagtGAAAAGGAAGTAGAAGATCATGCTGACGGCATAGATAGGTCGTCGACCGATAACTTCACTCACTGGAGGACGATCGTCAGCTCGTAGACCATCAAATATATTATGGGTGGAGATGTAAAAACCTACAAGGAGCGAAGATAAGAGGACCAATGCCGAAACCGGCGACGAAAAGAGTGATAGAAAGGTAGATGGCTTCGTCGGAGACGTGAAGAGTTTCGGCAGCACCAGGAAGGTCACCAGTTGGCATGGCACTGCCAAGGGCGACGACAAGACAAAGAATAGAGGCAGTAATGGTGGCATACCTGGTAGTGATGTCGTTAGCATTTGCAGATGATATTGTCAACTAATAAATGAACTTGCCATTTTCGGGTCTTGGTCCATTCCTTGGGATCTTCTCCCGGGTCAAAGTGCACAGTCATCCGCCCATCACCAAGCTTCTCCGCATCCCCTGCAGACTTAAGGACAGCCTCTTTGGAGCCATGTGATGATGGCTCTCCGGCCAGGGTACTAGCggaatgggaatgggcTGAGTCCGTACGAGTATTGGTTCGAGTGGCGGGCCTTGATTCACGACTTGCAACAATTGTGATCACATCGGAttcctccacatcttcatcacgaaggacttcttcttgagcGTCGGTGTAGATAGGGGGTTGGGCAAATTCAGCCTCTACTGGTTCCAGCATTTTGTATGTGTGCT
The Cryptococcus neoformans var. neoformans B-3501A chromosome 13, whole genome shotgun sequence DNA segment above includes these coding regions:
- a CDS encoding hypothetical protein (Similar to gi|40740554|gb|EAA59744.1| hypothetical protein AN8122.2 [Aspergillus nidulans FGSC A4], FASTA scores: opt: 1311, E(): 1e-74, (44.495% identity (75.459% similar) in 436 aa overlap (79-511:73-507))); protein product: MLEPVEAEFAQPPIYTDAQEEVLRDEDVEESDVITIVASRESRPATRTNTRTDSAHSHSASTLAGEPSSHGSKEAVLKYATITASILCLVVALGSAMPTGDLPGAAETLHVSDEAIYLSITLFVAGFGIGPLIFAPLSEVIGRRPIYAVSMIFYFLFTLPSCLAKNIATMLAGRMIAGLASSAPFTNVGGTIADVWDTKDRGLPMAMFSSTLFMGPCLGPLFGGWIAEKTHTWRWIYWVLFIFVGAAMVLCIFTPETLAPLLLRKKANKLNKKYQTQLYVSEHDLNRLPFSETLKNAMVRPIILMFCEPIIILFTFYLSFVYALLYATFFAFPIAFEEIRGWSMGMTGVTFISIIIGIAIANCLMPVQERLYRQHSEKYGPAPEARLYPMMLGALLLPVALFILAFTSYPGIIWVGPCISGILFGFSMVIIYISGNSYVVDSYANVAASAISAKNMTRSLIGASVPLWITQLFHNLGFQYGGLLLALVSVVIMPIPFYFYYKGAAVRKRSKRTVQ